In one window of Arthrobacter pascens DNA:
- a CDS encoding ABC transporter ATP-binding protein, protein MTPHGHVAISCIDLRKQFVLRHTRSLKEALVWLVKGRKGDLSKKFLALKDVSLEVKQGETVALLGLNGSGKSTLLKLISGVLQPDGGTVRTRGRVAGLIEVGAGFHHDLSGRDNVYLNGAILGMTEKQIDEMFDSIVEFSEIGEFIDTEVKFYSSGMYLRLAFSIAVHTDPEVFLIDEILAVGDEPFQRKCIAKIKELSAKGKTLFVVSHDLDLVATVCERGVLLEHGNIIMDGEVHEVVRELRRRSEHAESEGSL, encoded by the coding sequence ATGACGCCGCATGGCCATGTAGCCATCAGTTGCATTGACCTCCGGAAGCAGTTCGTCCTGCGCCATACCAGATCCCTGAAGGAAGCCCTCGTATGGCTGGTGAAGGGACGTAAAGGGGACCTGTCCAAGAAGTTCCTGGCACTCAAGGATGTCTCCCTTGAAGTAAAACAGGGGGAAACGGTTGCCCTCCTCGGGCTGAACGGCTCGGGCAAGTCAACGCTCCTGAAACTCATTTCGGGCGTTCTGCAGCCTGACGGCGGGACGGTCCGCACCCGGGGACGAGTCGCGGGGCTGATTGAGGTGGGTGCCGGATTCCATCACGACCTCAGCGGCCGGGACAACGTGTACCTCAACGGCGCCATTCTCGGAATGACGGAAAAGCAAATCGACGAAATGTTCGACTCCATCGTTGAGTTTTCCGAGATCGGGGAATTCATTGACACGGAGGTGAAATTCTATTCGTCGGGCATGTACCTCCGGCTCGCATTCTCGATTGCCGTGCACACGGACCCGGAAGTGTTCCTGATCGATGAAATCCTTGCCGTCGGTGACGAACCGTTCCAGCGGAAATGCATCGCAAAGATCAAGGAGCTTTCCGCAAAAGGGAAGACGTTGTTCGTCGTCAGTCATGACCTGGATCTTGTTGCGACGGTGTGCGAGCGTGGCGTGCTCCTGGAACACGGCAACATCATCATGGACGGCGAAGTTCACGAGGTCGTCAGGGAACTGAGGCGGCGTTCCGAACACGCCGAATCCGAGGGCAGTTTGTGA
- a CDS encoding glycosyltransferase family 2 protein encodes MSPKVSIVIPAYNNVQYIEETLESVLNQSFDDYEVVIADHSSIDGTAEVIARFADHPKVRVLSPTPTGGGAQANWNRVSQAATGEYLKLVCGDDLIARDALAHQVEALESNPGAVIVSSLRDLVDADGRLFLKGRGLQGVSGRVSGRQAIRATVRAGSNIFGEPACSLFRRDILAKEGWWDNTHPYLIDEATLARICRHGDFVALRESLASFRISASQWSVRLARQQSDQAISFHHRLREDDPTLLSRFDVILGNARAIAVAYARRLAYIRLNHRMGHQHAVESTV; translated from the coding sequence ATGAGCCCGAAAGTCTCAATCGTCATTCCGGCGTATAACAACGTCCAGTACATAGAAGAGACCCTTGAGTCTGTCCTGAACCAGTCCTTCGACGACTATGAAGTGGTCATTGCTGACCACTCTTCGATCGACGGAACGGCGGAGGTAATCGCCCGGTTCGCGGATCATCCCAAAGTTCGGGTCTTGTCCCCCACTCCGACTGGTGGCGGAGCGCAGGCGAACTGGAATCGCGTCAGCCAGGCGGCAACCGGTGAGTACCTCAAGCTTGTTTGCGGTGACGACCTGATTGCCCGCGATGCACTCGCCCACCAGGTGGAGGCCCTCGAATCGAATCCCGGCGCAGTGATTGTCTCTTCACTTCGTGACCTGGTTGATGCTGACGGGAGGCTGTTCCTCAAGGGACGCGGGCTGCAAGGCGTTAGCGGCAGGGTGTCCGGTCGCCAGGCCATCCGGGCAACAGTGCGGGCGGGATCAAACATTTTCGGCGAACCCGCATGCTCGCTGTTCAGGCGGGACATCCTCGCCAAGGAGGGGTGGTGGGATAACACGCATCCCTACCTCATTGACGAAGCAACCCTCGCGCGGATCTGCCGTCATGGCGACTTCGTGGCACTTCGGGAATCACTGGCGTCCTTCAGGATCAGCGCAAGCCAGTGGAGCGTCCGTCTCGCCCGGCAGCAGTCAGACCAGGCGATCTCGTTCCACCACAGGCTGAGGGAAGACGACCCCACCCTGCTGAGCCGTTTCGATGTGATTCTCGGCAACGCACGAGCCATTGCGGTCGCGTATGCCCGGCGTCTGGCCTATATTCGGCTGAATCATCGGATGGGCCACCAGCACGCGGTAGAGAGCACCGTCTGA
- a CDS encoding GtrA family protein: MASTKHPDSPADAVKGIHNGPPGPLLRIIKDQRVAFLLVGGINTAFSTGLFIAIAWLYPDLPSPVVLSIAFVVSLIAVFFIYRKLVFRVKGHFWLDLGRFTLVNLTMFFTNMALLLLAHEILGYPKIPAQIAITCVTVVINYFGHKYFSFRRRPDAASPTKATEESTT; encoded by the coding sequence GTGGCTTCCACGAAGCACCCTGATTCCCCAGCGGATGCTGTCAAGGGCATCCACAACGGTCCCCCCGGACCGCTGCTGAGAATCATCAAGGACCAGCGAGTGGCGTTCCTGCTGGTGGGCGGAATCAACACTGCCTTCAGTACAGGCTTATTTATCGCCATTGCCTGGCTGTACCCGGACCTTCCCTCGCCAGTGGTTTTGAGTATCGCGTTCGTCGTCTCCCTCATCGCGGTGTTTTTCATCTACCGGAAGCTTGTCTTCAGGGTCAAGGGCCACTTCTGGCTCGACCTGGGTCGCTTCACCCTGGTCAATCTCACAATGTTCTTCACGAACATGGCGCTACTCCTGCTGGCACACGAAATCCTTGGATATCCGAAAATTCCGGCGCAGATCGCCATCACCTGCGTGACCGTTGTCATCAATTATTTCGGTCACAAGTATTTCTCTTTCCGCAGGCGGCCTGATGCCGCTTCCCCCACGAAAGCTACCGAGGAAAGTACAACATGA
- a CDS encoding NAD-dependent epimerase/dehydratase family protein, producing MQARPTWVIGAGGLLGRAVVRELQSRHVPVLTSKIPWSDPEAALKEFRRSAERLRDAAASGLWTIAWCAGAGVTGTSQADLEAELLLFSEALVAFEEVLCSDGGQRGSMFLASSAGGVYAGSSTPPFTEASPVQPLAPYGFAKLRAEAAVTEFAKRTGVRTLIGRVSNLYGPGQNLQKPQGLISVFAKAHLTGAPVSVYVSLDTLRDYLFVDDASRLVTDALNRLVLDDVLPGETVVKILASQRADTIGNLIGACRAIFKRRPLIILGASPFAKAQAPDLRLRSVVWPELDEHPVTPLAVGINNTVQEVQRLALSGRL from the coding sequence ATGCAGGCTAGACCCACTTGGGTCATCGGTGCCGGCGGTCTCCTCGGACGAGCCGTCGTGAGGGAACTTCAGTCCCGCCATGTCCCCGTTCTGACGAGCAAAATCCCCTGGAGCGACCCCGAAGCTGCCCTCAAGGAATTCAGAAGGAGCGCTGAGCGGTTGCGTGATGCGGCCGCTTCAGGTCTGTGGACCATTGCCTGGTGCGCTGGTGCCGGCGTCACCGGAACATCGCAGGCCGATTTGGAAGCCGAACTCCTGTTGTTCTCTGAGGCCCTGGTGGCATTCGAAGAAGTCCTGTGCAGTGACGGCGGGCAAAGGGGCTCGATGTTCCTCGCGTCTTCCGCCGGCGGGGTGTACGCCGGATCAAGCACGCCTCCATTCACTGAAGCCAGCCCCGTCCAGCCTCTGGCACCCTACGGTTTCGCCAAGCTGCGTGCTGAGGCGGCCGTCACGGAGTTCGCCAAGAGGACAGGCGTCCGCACGCTGATCGGCCGGGTCAGCAACCTTTATGGCCCGGGCCAGAATCTCCAGAAGCCCCAAGGCCTCATCTCGGTGTTCGCAAAAGCACACCTGACAGGTGCGCCCGTTTCGGTCTATGTGTCCCTGGACACGCTGCGCGATTATCTGTTCGTGGACGATGCGAGCCGGCTGGTAACGGACGCACTCAACCGCCTCGTCCTGGATGATGTCCTTCCCGGCGAGACGGTGGTGAAGATCCTCGCCTCCCAACGGGCCGATACGATCGGTAATCTTATCGGTGCCTGCCGGGCCATCTTCAAGCGCCGTCCGCTGATTATCCTTGGCGCCTCGCCGTTCGCCAAAGCCCAGGCGCCTGACCTCCGGTTGCGCTCTGTCGTTTGGCCTGAACTGGACGAACACCCTGTGACGCCGCTCGCCGTCGGCATTAACAACACGGTCCAGGAAGTGCAGCGGCTGGCTCTTTCGGGCCGGCTCTGA